Within Protaetiibacter intestinalis, the genomic segment AGCAGACCGGCGAGCGCAAGGTCTACTCGCTCACGGATGCCGGCCGCGAGGCTGCGGAGGCCGCCGACGCCCCCGAGGTGGGCGAGTCGGCCCGCGCCCGCGCCGAACGGAACCTGGCGCTGCCGAAGGCGGGGGTGAAGCTCGCGCAGGCGGCCGCACAGGTGGCGCAGAACGGCACGCCCGAGCAGAACGAGCGCGCCGTCGCGATCGTCGACGAGGCGCGCAAGAAGCTCTACGCGATCCTCGCCGAGGACTGACCGGATGCCGCAGCCGGGCGGCGGTCCGCCCGCGGGCGCGGAGGGTCGCCACCTCCGCGCCCGCTACCGCCGCATCATGCGCTTCGCGACGCGCGCCTTCGTGCAGGCCTGGTGGTTCGAGCTCGTGCTGCCGCGCGTCGGCCTCGCCGGGCTCGCGGAGCGCGGCCGCGCGCGGCGGCTGCAGCGGCTGGCGCGACGGTTCCACGGCCTCGCCGTCGACCTCGGCGGGCTCATGATCAAGGTCGGGCAGTTCCTCTCCTCGCGCCTCGACGTGCTGCCGCCCGAGATCACGAAAGAGCTCGAGGGCCTGCAGGACGAGGTCGCCGCCGAGCCGTTCGATCGCATCCGCGCCCAGACGGAGGCGGAGCTCGGCATCCCGCTCGACGTGGCGTTCGTGGCGTTCGACCCGGTGCCGATCGCGGCGGCATCCCTCGGGCAGGCGCACCGCGCGCAGCTGTCGCCCGGCATCGCCGCCGACGTCGGCTTCACGGATGTCGTGGTGAAGGTGCAGCGCCCCGGCATCGAGGAGGTCGTGGGCGTCGACCTCGCGGCGCTGCGGCGGGTGGGGCGGTGGCTCGCGCGCGTGCGGCTCGTGTCGTCGCGGGTGGACGCGCCCGCGCTCGTGGAGGAGTTCGCCGCCACGAGCCTCGCCGAGATCGACTACCTGCACGAGGCGGGCAACGCCGAGCGCTTCGCCGCCGACTTCGCCGACGACCCCCGCGTCGCCGCGCCCGTCGTCGTGTGGGACCGCACCTCGCTGCGCGTGCTCACCCTCTCCGACGTCACCGCCATCAAGATCACGGACGTCACGGCGCTCGCCGCGGCCGGCATCGACCCGGCCGCGGTCGCGCAGGAGCTCGCGCGGGCCACCTTCCAGCAGATCTTCGTGGCCGGCTTCTTCCACGCCGACCCGCATCCGGGCAACATCTTCGTCACGCCGGGCGAGTCCGGCACGGGCGGCGACTGGCACCTCACCTTCGTCGACTTCGGCATGATGGGCGAGATCTCGGATGCGCTGCGCGCGGGCCTGCGCGAGTTCATCCTCGCGGTGGTCGCCCGCGACGGACGCGCCCTCGTCACCTCGCTCGAGCGCCTCGGCGTGCTGCTGCCGGGCGCCGACACCGACGAGCTGGAGCGCGTCATGTCGGCGTCGTTCGACCGCTTCGGCGGCATGGGCGTCGCCGAGCTGCACGACCTCGACCCGCGCGAGCTGGAGGCGTTCGCGAGGCAGTTCGGCGACACGATCCGCTCGCTGCCGTTCCAGCTGCCCGAGAACTTTCTGCTGCTCATCCGCACCATCTCCCTCATCTCGGGCGTCACGAGCGCACTCAACCGCGACTTCAACATGTGGGATGCGGTCGACCCGTTCGCCCGCGCGGTGCTGAGCCGCTCCGGCTTCGACGTGCGCGAGCTCGGCCAGCGCGCCCTCGGCTACGCGACCACGCTCGGCCGCCTGCCGCGCCGCCTCGACGAGCTCGCCACGCGCATCGACCGCGGGCAGCTGGCGGTGCGGGCACCCGGCGTCGAGCGCCGCCTCGCCTCGCTCGAGCGGATGCTCGCCCGCCTCATCTCGGCGATCGTCTTCGCGGCGATGCTCTTCACCGGCGTGCTGCTTGTGCGGGCGGATGAGGTGCTCGGCTGGTTCCTCATGGTCGCCGCCGTCGTGCCCCTCGGCCACGTGCTGCTCACCTTCCGCCGCCTCTGAGCCCGGCGCGTCGGCCGCCCACTCGGGCACCCCCGGATCGTGCGGGGATCGTCGCGTCCCGAACCCGGTCGCGCGCCTCACGCACGGCCGCATTGACGGAGTCCGCGTCGAGCGCTCCGGTGTAGCGCATCCCGTCGATGAAGAAGGCCGGCGCCTCGAGCAGGTGCATGGCGCGTGCGTCCGACGTGTCCTCGTCGACCCGCGAACGTCCGACCTCCGCCGCGAGGTCCCGCTCGAATCGTCGCAGGTTGAGGCCGGCGGCCGCGGCGGCGCGGCGGAGCTGTCGCGGATCCCGAAGGGGCGCCTCGCTCAGCAGGGCATCGCGCATCTCCCAGAACCTGCCCTGTTCCGCGCCGGCCTCGTTGGCCAGTGCGGCGTGGCGCTCGAGCGGTTCACTCGAGGGAAGATGGCGGAACGCGTATGCGACGTCCGTGCCGAACCTCCGCGACATCTCCGAACGCATCTCGTGCGAGGCCGCGGCGAAGGGTGACGCGTAGCCG encodes:
- a CDS encoding ABC1 kinase family protein; amino-acid sequence: MPQPGGGPPAGAEGRHLRARYRRIMRFATRAFVQAWWFELVLPRVGLAGLAERGRARRLQRLARRFHGLAVDLGGLMIKVGQFLSSRLDVLPPEITKELEGLQDEVAAEPFDRIRAQTEAELGIPLDVAFVAFDPVPIAAASLGQAHRAQLSPGIAADVGFTDVVVKVQRPGIEEVVGVDLAALRRVGRWLARVRLVSSRVDAPALVEEFAATSLAEIDYLHEAGNAERFAADFADDPRVAAPVVVWDRTSLRVLTLSDVTAIKITDVTALAAAGIDPAAVAQELARATFQQIFVAGFFHADPHPGNIFVTPGESGTGGDWHLTFVDFGMMGEISDALRAGLREFILAVVARDGRALVTSLERLGVLLPGADTDELERVMSASFDRFGGMGVAELHDLDPRELEAFARQFGDTIRSLPFQLPENFLLLIRTISLISGVTSALNRDFNMWDAVDPFARAVLSRSGFDVRELGQRALGYATTLGRLPRRLDELATRIDRGQLAVRAPGVERRLASLERMLARLISAIVFAAMLFTGVLLVRADEVLGWFLMVAAVVPLGHVLLTFRRL